A single genomic interval of Halorubrum aethiopicum harbors:
- a CDS encoding DUF7573 domain-containing protein — MPEDRSLDEFAPAGSGEDDPEVEDGSGGDDPEVEDGPGEDGSNGHDPAEIEPAESTSTWSADGADCDRCGATVERRWRDDDGFVCADCAEW; from the coding sequence ATGCCCGAGGACCGCTCGCTCGACGAGTTCGCGCCCGCCGGAAGCGGCGAGGACGATCCGGAAGTCGAGGATGGGTCCGGCGGGGACGACCCGGAAGTCGAGGATGGCCCCGGCGAGGACGGCTCGAACGGGCACGATCCCGCAGAGATCGAGCCGGCCGAGTCGACGTCGACGTGGTCGGCGGACGGGGCCGACTGCGACCGCTGCGGCGCGACGGTCGAACGGCGCTGGCGCGACGACGACGGCTTCGTCTGTGCCGACTGTGCGGAGTGGTAA